In Pochonia chlamydosporia 170 chromosome Unknown PCv3seq00009, whole genome shotgun sequence, a genomic segment contains:
- a CDS encoding tetratricopeptide repeat domain-containing protein, with amino-acid sequence MASHRPQASDETSFHGTTAAESRPLRALSLDGGGVRGLSSLLILRRIMHNVKPSDSLYDIAKPCEYFDMICGTSTGGLIAIMLGRLQMGVQEAIDAYLVLAEKVFRESHPFSRVMGARTLGALLGNARYSGDALTDAIQEIVEGKTDSKDTLLLDTREDACRVFVCATRTANTEPALLRSYRSNREEGCHAAIWEAGRATSAAPTFFPPIKFGKPPAEYVDGAIGHNNPIRLLMREVESVWGSSAKLACVLSIGTGVSEPKKLGSKGHKVLLACKKLATSAEAIARSFYMDQGEKLQREGKYFRFNVSHGLQGISLEEWQTFDQIDAATRMYLEDVNEAIQACCDRLKDRSASLNSPRSPVASPFSNRISSNTTSLGTFDVPHNSSPYFTGRSESMQAIEKHFLHRHPHNPQIVVLSGLGGIGKTQIALHYFERHKSSYSSAFFVQCNSEQEAIAAYVRFAGFVVDEELRATPTSNSDEVAKRLGFSGLLTERPGQLMNEAHRRVVNAVCSWLGRQQGKFLVILDNADDPNAMNLTNFIPHHRNGDIIITSRDAGAMAFGQLFKIEEMSEDEAVTLLGQASHLKLDTQELRDAAKKITEALGYLPLAIDQACGYLVTSGSDIRNFLSTYKLHYKSLLSRIPNDGMLGYKKSALTTWEMSFGRLQSESPQSASLLQHLGFMHCKDICEPLFYPADEMTNMSWGLQGDSFSFDETFALVCKLSLMRRNEKPRTYEIHKVVHLWIKERLDLEQRALYARGAIVSVSKTLAALNQKNSRWVRETHRRLLPHVEAAWNNVEEYTSLKDDGIHTGFMNALQVVSNSFRTQGYYELAERGFIRVYKANIINFGTDANETLHAAADLAAIYKLGGNMPKAEEFYRFVLKGFTRVLGSDDIATLQALHDLASVLRYRGGSDEAITLYQQALDGRRKKCGHEGLETLETMDSLAGLYQDLKRSVDAEPLRLFALQARQKILGPEHADTLRTALNMGLLYSNMGKHEQALELFDRAYMSRVTLLKSQSPNACNALSLIAALYANIGHVNKSEMLYREVLSSQQDVLGAQHPDTLWTLNHLSVILFSKERSEAAIQSVEKSATDLESVLGVHNLDTLWVFHNLAMIYAFLGRFKEAEELQELVVDGYLTGLGPDHINTLYMLNDLGDCYLRAGKYDKAEEMIRRAFEGKRKHFGPRSQYTLYSATLLACTIKELGRRKEAERMYTQTFETTLETLGFDHSAVWWVANYLAEFYVEAQRWREAEKLYERLLEVKTKFLGETHASTSHSRELLEATRKQMMSPENAPRSAVLSRPAKSLPSDFGYRARNDIVQVLF; translated from the exons ATGGCGTCTCATCGGCCGCAAGCTTCTGACGAAACAAGCTTTCATGGCACGACAGCCGCCGAATCTCGACCTTtgcgagctctttctctCG atggcggtggtgtaCGAGGGCTGTCATCTCTCCTCATTCTCCGGCGCATCATGCACAACGTCAAACCGAGTGACAGTCTGTACGATATTGCCAAACCGTGTGAATATTTCGATATGATATGCGGCACCAGCACTGGAGG TCTCATCGCTATCATGTTAGGGAGGCTCCAAATGGGAGTACAAGAAGCCATCGACGCCTATCTAGTCCTAGCCGAGAAAGTGTTCCGCGAATCCCATCCCTTCTCTCGCGTAATGGGGGCCCGTACGCTAGGAGCTCTGCTAGGGAACGCTCGATACAGCGGAGACGCGCTCACTGATGCGATACAGGAGATCGTCGAGGGCAAGACAGACAGCAAGGACACACTGTTATTAGATACTCGAGAGGATGCTTGCAGGGT CTTTGTGTGTGCAACACGGACGGCGAATACCGAGCCGGCTCTTCTGCGATCCTATCGCAGCAATAGGGAGGAAGGTTGCCACGCGGCCATTTGGGAGGCAGGGAGGGCGACTTCAGCAGCCCCGACCTTCTTCCCGCCCATCAAATTCGGCAAGCCCCCTGCCGAGTACGTCGACGGTGCCATAGGGCACAACAACCCCATACGACTACTCATGCGCGAGGTCGAGAGCGTATGGGGCTCTAGCGCGAAGCTTGCTTGCGTCCTCAGCATCGGCACTGGTGTCTCAGagccgaagaagctgggttCGAAGGGTCACAAGGTTCTCTTGGCCTGCAAGAAGCTGGCGACCAGCGCCGAGGCAATCGCGCGGAGCTTCTATATGGATCAGGGGGAGAAACTGCAAAGAGAAGGGAAGTACTTCCGGTTTAATGTGTCGCACGGGCTCCAGGGCATCAGTTTAGAGGAATGGCAGACATTTGATCAGATAGATGCCGCCACAAGGATGTACCTGGAGGATGTCAACGAGGCTATCCAAGCCTGCTGCGACCGCTTGAAGGATCGGAGCGCGAGCTTGAACAGCCCCAGATCACCTGTCGCCAGTCCCTTCAGCAACAGGATATCATCAAACACCACTAGCCTTGGGACCTTTGACGTTCCGCACAACTCCAGCCCTTATTTCACCGGCCGCTCAGAGTCCATGCAGGCTATTGAGAAACACTTCCTCCATCGACATCCACATAACCCCCAGATTGTAGTATTGAGTGGACTTGGGGGGATTGGCAAGACGCAGATCGCTTTGCACTATTTCGAACGCCACAAGAGCAGTTACTCGAGCGCCTTCTTCGTTCAGTGTAACAGCGAACAGGAGGCAATAGCTGCCTACGTACGCTTCGCTGGTTTTGTGGTCGATGAAGAGCTGCGCGCCACACCCACCAGTAACTCCGACGAAGTTGCGAAGAGACTGGGATTCTCGGGCTTGCTGACTGAACGGCCTGGTCAGCTGATGAACGAAGCCCACCGGAGAGTTGTCAACGCTGTTTGTTCATGGCTTGGGCGACAGCAAGGGAAGTTCTTGGTTATCCTGGATAACGCAGACGACCCAAACGCGATGAAcctcaccaacttcatcccGCATCACAGGAACGGggacatcatcatcacgTCCCGGGATGCTGGCGCTATGGCATTTGGACAGCTGTTCAAGATAGAGGAGATGTCCGAAGATGAGGCTGTCACACTTCTCGGTCAAGCGTCGCATCTCAAGCTCGATACGCAGGAGTTGCGGgatgcagccaagaagatcaCCGAGGCTCTAGGTTACTTGCCTCTCGCCATAGACCAGGCCTGCGGCTACCTGGTGACGTCTGGGTCGGACATCCGCAACTTCCTATCAACCTACAAGCTCCACTACAAGTCTCTGCTGTCGAGAATTCCCAACGATGGTATGCTCGGTTACAAAAAATCGGCGCTCACCACCTGGGAGATGAGTTTTGGGCGGCTGCAGTCCGAGTCACCCCAATCGGCATCCCTTTTGCAGCATCTCGGCTTCATGCACTGCAAGGATATCTGCGAGCCGCTCTTTTATCCTGCCGACGAGATGACGAACATGAGCTGGGGTCTTCAAGGGGATAGCTTCAGCTTCGACGAGACCTTCGCATTGGTGTGCAAGCTCTCGCTAATGAGGCGGAACGAGAAGCCGCGGACGTATGAGATCCACAAGGTAGTCCATCTGTGGATCAAGGAACGCCTGGACCTGGAGCAGAGGGCTCTCTATGCGAGAGGAGCGATTGTAAGCGTTTCTAAGACCCTAGCTGCTCTCAATCAAAAGAATTCACGGTGGGTCCGGGAAACCCACCGCCGGTTGTTACCCCACGTTGAGGCGGCGTGGAATAACGTGGAGGAATATACATCTCTGAAAGACGATGGCATCCACACAGGATTCATGAACGCACTGCAAGTTGTTTCCAATTCTTTCCGGACCCAAGGCTACTATGAACTGGCTGAAAGAGGGTTCATTCGGGTCTACAAGGCCAACATTATCAACTTCGGGACGGACGCCAACGAGACACTCCATGCCGCGGCGGATTTAGCCGCGATTTACAAGCTTGGAGGCAACATGCCGAAGGCGGAAGAGTTTTACAGGTTTGTACTGAAAGGGTTTACCAGAGTCCTGGGCTCGGACGACATAGCCACCCTGCAGGCGCTTCACGACCTAGCTAGCGTGCTAAGATACAGGGGCGGGTCTGACGAGGCGATAACCTTATATCAGCAGGCGCTGGACGGCCGTAGGAAAAAGTGCGGGCACGAGGGCCTTGAGACCCTGGAGACTATGGACTCACTGGCGGGCCTATATCAGGACCTCAAGCGGTCTGTGGACGCAGAACCTCTTCGGTTGTTCGCCCTCCAAGCAAGACAAAAAATTCTCGGCCCCGAACACGCCGACACGCTTAGAACAGCCCTGAACATGGGACTGTTATATTCCAACATGGGGAAGCACGAGCAGGCCCTCGAGCT GTTTGACAGGGCCTATATGAGCAGAGTAACTCTACTTAAGTCGCAGAGCCCGAACGCGTGCAATGCACTGTCCCTGATAGCCGCCTTATATGCTAACATTGGGCACGTGAATAAGTCCGAAATGCTATATCGCGAGGTCCTCTCAAGCCAGCAAGACGTCCTCGGGGCTCAGCATCCTGATACTCTCTGGACCTTGAATCACTTATCAGTGATCCTCTTTTCCAAAGAGAGGTCCGAAGCCGCGATCCAATCCGTCGAAAAGTCGGCGACGGATCTAGAGAGCGTGCTAGGGGTCCATAACCTGGACACACTCTGGGTCTTCCATAACCTGGCCATGATATATGCGTTCCTGGGTCGGTTCAAGGAGGCCGAAGAGCTTCAGGAGCTTGTAGTGGACGGGTATCTCACCGGCCTAGGACCGGATCATATCAACACGCTATACATGCTTAACGACCTTGGAGACTGCTATCTACGGGCCGGGAAGTatgacaaggctgaggaGATGATACGGAGGGCTTTTGAGGGCAAGCGCAAGCACTTTGGCCCCCGGAGCCAGTACACGCTCTATAGTGCAACCCTCCTCGCCTGCACTATCAAGGAGCTGGGTCGTCGCAAGGAGGCCGAGAGGATGTACACGCAGACCTTTGAGACGACGCTCGAGACGCTGGGTTTTGACCACTCGGCCGTGTGGTGGGTTGCGAACTACCTAGCCGAGTTCTACGTAGAGGCACAGCGCTGGCGGGAGGCCGAGAAGTTGTACGAGAGGCTGCTCGAGGTCAAGACTAAGTTCCTGGGGGAGACGCACGCGAGTACCAGTCACTCCAGGGAGCTCCTAGAGGCGACGAGGAAGCAGATGATGTCCCCTGAGAATGCACCCCGCAGTGCAGTGTTGAGCAGGCCGGCTAAGAGCCTACCATCAGATTTTGGATACAGGGCTAGAAATGACATAGTCCAAGTTCTGTTCTAA
- a CDS encoding dnaJ domain-containing protein encodes MSFSTGGNNKPSAAGGRSSREPPSDLTAPIPVKARSRRAPPPSIHDADEDDATPPVPQFSEGRQVLKACDPRLRMAFSSCINDLAQEFSRKGGMKRWEDLLVPMNQVTITERIMTAIGHNNTLNRRETETMEGQIQQNANEIALEIFLHSEKSHAEQHEPDISTDEGKRAKLSELIGMIQSGADHYQILGISRSSPEKDVRQAYRRLAVICHSDKAGHIDEDAKEITQALNNARDILCDKEERKKYDNELTTMDTDRRERPTFGESFASNAYSWDNDTGNKDDPPSESSSTQVPTRSQEILEIHSKVTEVLNHIFASRSPPSSEHLRNIRILDRQIEDTNIAQGVDDKAYQVNYNFICSLHKDMNRQIDNIEKGATTKDEAHRSAGDWHNMLKDHFQKNQQSVQWADIVCRLLESTIKEMSDNTEGTGRRPSTWTPFKVGGHKKNNGSQMARPSKDDTSNRNRNMPGFGGKTGKPNEREDNMSVDFSQEVPIREYPGPGYTRRGHKILGYRPVYRIFMNRLGEEERVLAQARFLVEDDEDDNNNFLRALDMDEVGKGPATDYDRLPEAEKNDLRVSHGRYKLINANEFKRIVGIDFIGQGSIDRSAATWVQVELHNEPDAVLANKPHLMTRSELKEWLGKKTGDYEIDQYLTKKNMVPPWAIGMGLEIYSHGYTKLNFPHPAAVKKQQLREMQYGGLMQYQNPMNHYNPMRNHSRYLPQTASQSLFHQQPDDLDDLKDKVEALTAGFQKLLTHIGMSSS; translated from the exons ATGAGTTTCAGCACGGGCGGGAATAATAAGCCTTCAGCGGCAGGAGGCCGAAGTAGTAGAGAACCACCGTCAGATCTTACTGCACCCATACCAGTTAAAGCTAGGAGTAGACGCGCCCCGCCACCAAGTATCCATGAtgccgatgaagatgatgcgaCACCACCAGTTCCACAATTTTCGGAAGGAAGGCAAGTTCTTAAAGCCTGCGACCCACGCCTTCGAATGGCATTTTCTAGTTGTATAAATGATTTGGCTCAGGAGTTCTCCCGGAAAGGGGGCATGAAAAGGTGGGAAGATCTACTCGTGCCCATGAATCAAGTCACTATTACGGAACGTATCATGACAGCCATTGGACACAATAACACTCTGAATCGAAGAGAGACAGAAACCATGGAAGGGCAGATACAGCAGAATGCCAACGAAATTGCTCTAGAGATTTTTTTGCACAGTGAGAAAAGTCATGCTGAACAACACGAGCCTGATATCTCTACTGATGAAGGGAAACGAGCAAAGTTGAGCGAGCTGATTGGGATGATTCAGAGTGGTGCCGACCACTACCAGATTCTGGGGATAAGCCGAAGCTCGCCAGAGAAGGATGTAAGACAGGCTTACAGGAGATTAGCAGTTATTTGTCATTCAGATAAAGCCGGTCATATAGACGAAGATGCGAAAGAGATAACACAAG CACTAAATAATGCCCGTGACATTCTATGCGACAaggaggaaaggaaaaagtACGATAACGAGTTGACTACCATGGATACGGACAGAAGAGAACGGCCAACCTTTGGTGAAAGCTTTGCCTCGAATGCCTATAGTTGGGACAATGATACCGGAAATAAGGACGATCCACCAAGTGAGAGTAGTAGCACACAGGTTCCGACCCGTTCTCAAGAGATTTTGGAAATCCACAGCAAAGTAACGGAGGTCCTGAATCACATATTTGCATCGCGTTCACCACCTTCTAGTGAACACTTGAGAAATATCAGAATACTTGACCGTCAAATTGAGGACACAAACATTGCACAAGGGGTGGACGATAAAGCGTACCAAGTAAACTACAACTTTATTTGTTCTCTTCATAAAGACATGAACAGGCAGATTGATAATATAGAAAAGGGGGCAACTACCAAAGATGAAGCTCATCGCAGCGCCGGCGACTGGCACAACATGCTCAAGGACCACTTCCAGAAGAATCAGCAATCCGTTCAATGGGCGGATATTGTATGTCGCTTATTAGAAAGCACTATAAAGGAGATGTCAGACAATACTGAGGGAACGGGGAGGCGGCCGAGTACCTGGACGCCGTTCAAAGTGGGTGGGCATAAAAAGAATAATGGATCTCAAATGGCCAGACCATCCAAAGATGATACATCTAATCGAAACAGAAACATGCCTGGGTTCGGGGGGAAGACAGGAAAGCCTAACGAAAGAGAAGACAACATGTCAGTTGACTTTTCTCAAGAGGTTCCGATTCGGGAATACCCTGGCCCAGGCTACACACGACGTGGGCATAAAATTTTGGGCTATAGACCCGTTTACCGCATATTTATGAATCGTCTTGGGGAGGAAGAGCGGGTACTTGCACAGGCAAGGTTCCTcgttgaggatgatgaagatgacaacaACAATTTCTTGAGAGcgctggacatggacgaggTCGGCAAGGGACCTGCAACAGACTATGACCGGTTACCGGAAGCGGAAAAGAATGATCTACGAGTATCACATGGAAGATATAAACTCATAAATGCAAATGAGTTTAAGCGGATTGTAGGGATAGATTTTATAGGACAAGGCTCTATCGATCGTTCTGCGGCAACATGGGTTCAAGTTGAGTTACATAACGAACCGGACGCCGTCTTGGCCAACAAACCCCACCTCATGACACGCTCAGAGCTAAAGGAGTGGCTCGGCAAAAAGACCGGGGATTATGAGATAGATCAGTACCTaacgaagaagaacatggtACCACCTTGGGCAATCGGAATGGGCTTGGAGATCTATAGCCACGGCTATACGAAACTCAATTTTCCACACCCTGCAGCTGTCAAAAAGCAACAGCTTAGAGAGATGCAGTATGGCGGCTTGATGCAGTACCAGAATCCGATGAATCATTACAACCCAATGCGAAATCATTCTCGGTACTTACCACAGACGGCATCACAGAGCCTcttccatcaacagccgGATGATCTCGACGACCTCAAAGATAAGGTAGAAGCCTTAACAGCTGGTTTCCAAAAATTGTTGACACATATTGGGATGAGTTCAAGCTAG
- a CDS encoding SUR7/PalI family domain-containing protein, producing MHCLQLSVASFGLLAVSSLPSCSIQLWEKSTKLETSLVFLLKRAGSSMHLYGLRPFAWFVYAYSGVKSGGKGDIDGV from the coding sequence ATGCACTGCTTGCAATTGTCGGTAGCCTCCTTTGGATTATTGGCAGTGTCATCGTTACCGTCGTGTTCGATTCAGTTGTGGGAGAAATCAACAAAATTGGAAACAAGTTTGGTTTTTTTGCTGAAAAGGGCAGGAAGTTCTATGCACTTATATGGACTACGGCCGTTTGCATGGTTTGTGTATGCATACTCTGGTGTAAAGAGTGGTGGCAAGGGAGACATCGACGGAGTGTGA
- a CDS encoding NUDIX hydrolase domain-containing protein (similar to Metarhizium robertsii ARSEF 23 XP_007821596.1) yields the protein MNILKWPAIFEIDHETRRINLSQPPDGTCGSAYRKDAFQQIVDEAIDEGRFATLNGSHSEYFLIPGAQERVEVERYAAPLFGIAFRAVHCTAFVRTPNQGLLIWVARRSRSIFMFPGMLDSTSAGGIKSYRTPLESILDELMEEASLPRTLVRSRIQSVGVVTVGNCDPNTKLCRFEALYVYDLELGTNGTLEKPRIGKDGEVEEFLLMDCGEIMTRMRAGEFKPNVCLVMIDFLIRHGKITPDSEVQYVDLCTRLRRKLPMPLVPDFFDAVRSESPKPSQLLGDSDINPS from the coding sequence ATGAACATTTTAAAATGGCCAGCGATATTTGAAATTGACCATGAAACCCGCCGCATCAATCTCTCACAGCCTCCTGATGGCACCTGCGGGTCAGCTTACAGAAAGGATGCTTTCCAGCAGATTGTGGACGAGGCCATTGATGAGGGCCGGTTTGCCACGCTAAACGGGTCACATAGCGAGTATTTTCTCATCCCAGGGGCACAAGAACGCGTTGAGGTCGAGAGATACGCAGCTCCTCTATTCGGTATTGCTTTCCGGGCCGTCCATTGCACCGCATTTGTGAGGACACCCAACCAAGGTCTTCTAATATGGGTTGCGCGTCGGAGCAGGTCAATTTTTATGTTCCCTGGCATGCTAGACAGCACATCCGCTGGTGGTATCAAGTCCTACCGTACGCCGCTAGAATCTATACTTGACGAATTAATGGAGGAAGCTTCCCTGCCAAGAACCCTGGTTAGGTCCCGAATCCAAAGCGTTGGCGTCGTCACCGTAGGCAACTGCGACCCTAATACAAAGCTATGCAGATTCGAGGCATTATATGTATACGATTTGGAGCTAGGCACCAATGGAACTTTAGAAAAGCCCCGCATTGGAAAAgatggtgaggttgaagagTTCCTGCTCATGGATTGCGGAGAGATCATGACGAGAATGAGGGCGGGTGAATTTAAACCCAATGTCTGTCTCGTGATGATAGATTTCCTGATCCGACATGGAAAGATTACGCCTGACAGTGAAGTGCAATACGTGGATCTATGTACGCGGCTAAGGAGGAAGCTACCCATGCCTTTGGTGCCTGATTTTTTTGACGCTGTCAGAAGTGAGTCTCCGAAGCCTAGTCAGTTATTGGGCGATAGTGATATAAATCCGAGCTGA
- a CDS encoding protein kinase, catalytic domain-containing protein (similar to Metarhizium robertsii ARSEF 23 XP_007824518.1), with protein MSAPPAEYGYIHGVEHLSDYRPGGYHPIHIDDRLNKRYRIVHKLGHGTFSTAWLAIDEKTTKYVAIKLGTADADRTEIDILSQITQSSKSRSNLQDTPSLIPVVLDRFEVSGPNGTHPCLVTLPARCSLRDAREASGSSLFQLDVARSLAAQLVMAVSLVHAKGYAHGDLHLGNLLLQLPSPLNSLSIEQLYAQYGEPEREPVVCLNAEATSTDSRVPSYAVPSVWLGVPSNDISLGEAKLILGDFGVAFRPGDKSRFESYTPVVLRPPEAFFEPATPLSFASDIWSLGCVIFELLAHRSLIDGFLAPQDEITAQQVELQGPMPSEWWGRWEKRPNWYDEAGRPLSNACDVWSWERRFEQWVQKPRHSRDMETIREDERDALFELLRWMLAWRPSERPDIMKIGQKAFNNAKHTTCQPNTVTGGQTSTDHNTDFTEPQSSQPSRNDSINQTIYDMEIDTQTEVAQQLEQRETPQLPDNLQPTASGRRSSRNQNMPRKNYSIANAYGANAYGDLENEGETSD; from the exons ATGTCAGCACCACCTGCCGAGTACGGGTATATTCATGGAGTAGAGCATCTCAGTGACTACCGACCGGGCGGCTATCATCCAATTCACATCGACGATCGGCTTAACAAACGATACCGAATAGTGCACAAGCTGGGTCATGGCACATTCTCCACAGCCTGGCTTGCTATCGACGAGAAGACGACAAAATATGTCGCTATTAAGCTCGGCACCGCGGATGCGGATCGCACCGAGATTGATATACTCTCACAGATCACACAGAGCTCTAAAAGCCGCAGCAACTTGCAAGACACGCCGTCGCTAATTCCCGTCGTACTTGATAGATTCGAGGTTAGCGGGCCTAATGGCACTCATCCATGCCTCGTGACCCTTCCGGCACGATGCAGCTTGCGGGACGCGAGAGAGGCATCAGGGAGCTCTTTATTTCAGCTTGATGTTGCCAGATCTCTTGCTGCGCAACTAGTTATGGCCGTGTCCCTCGTCCACGCTAAGGGTTATGCCCATGGAG ATCTGCATCTCGGCAACCTTCTCTTACAGTTGCCCTCACCACTTAATAGCTTGTCAATAGAGCAACTCTACGCACAGTACGGGGAGCCAGAACGAGAGCCAGTTGTTTGTCTTAACGCCGAGGCAACATCAACAGACTCCAGGGTTCCCTCCTACGCGGTGCCTTCAGTATGGTTGGGCGTACCAAGTAATGACATTAGCCTAGGCGAGGCGAAGTTAATACTAGGCGATTTTGGAGTTGCCTTCCGGCCAGGGGACAAGTCTCGATTTGAGTCATATACACCCGTAGTACTCCGCCCACCCGAGGCATTCTTTGAGCCAGCAACGCCTCTCTCATTTGCCTCTGATATTTGGAGCCTAGGTTGCGTGATTTTTGAGCTTCTCGCCCACAGGTCGCTCATCGACGGGTTCCTCGCACCGCAGGACGAGATCACAGCACAACAGGTAGAACTGCAGGGTCCCATGCCATCAGAGTGGTGGGGAAGATGGGAGAAGCGGCCGAATTGGTACGATGAAGCAGGCAGGCCTTTAAGCAATGCGTGTGATGTGTGGTCATGGGAACGGCGGTTCGAGCAGTGGGTGCAAAAACCGCGACACTCCCGGGATATGGAAACGATTAGGGAAGACGAGAGGGATGCGCTGTTTGAGCTCCTCCGGTGGATGCTTGCATGGAGACCAAGCGAGCGACCGGACATAATGAAG ATCGGACAAAAGGCCTTCAATAATGCCAAGCATACAACCTGCCAACCCAATACGGTCACAGGCGGTCAAACCAGTACCGACCATAATACCGATTTCACAGAGCCACAGAGCTCCCAACCCTCCCGAAACGactccatcaaccagacaatCTATGACATGGAAATCGACACGCAAACAGAAGTTGCCCAGCAGCTAGAACAAAGAGAAACCCCGCAACTACCCGATAACCTACAGCCAACCGCCAGCGGTAGACGCTCAAGCCGTAATCAAAACATGCCACGGAAAAACTACAGCATTGCGAACGCCTACGGTGCGAACGCCTACGGTGACCTAGAGAATGAAGGCGAAACATCGGACTAA